A genomic segment from Spinacia oleracea cultivar Varoflay chromosome 3, BTI_SOV_V1, whole genome shotgun sequence encodes:
- the LOC130469700 gene encoding uncharacterized protein — translation MPYSVFAKLEVGDLLPTNITLQLADRSVKYPIGKVEDVPLVVGELTFLVDFVVLDINEDAHTPIILGRPFLATAGALIDVQGGLITLKAGDVKASFKLAIDEHCCSKMKSCMKVDTLACVEHNHSCAIASNNPCVLNCDFEIDRKVKKDMHEISFVLGDPYDDVNHHS, via the coding sequence ATGCCTTATTCGGTGTTTGCCAAACTTGAGGTTGGTGATCTTCTCCCAACcaacatcaccttgcaactTGCCGACCGTTCGGTCAAGTACCCTATTGGCAAGGTTGAGGATGTCCCCCTAGTTGTTGGCGAGCTTACTTTCCTTGTGGATTTCGTCGTCTTGGACATTAATGAGGATGCCCATACCCCCATTATCTTGGggaggccatttttggccaccgcGGGTGCTCTTATTGATGTGCAAGGAGGACTAATCACCTTGAAAGCGGGAGACGTCAAGGCTAGTTTCAAGCTTGCAATTGATGAACATTGTTGCTCTAAGATGAAAAGTTGTATGAAAGTTGACACTCTTGCTTGTGTTGAGCACAATCACTCTTGTGCTATTGCTTCTAACAATCCTTGTGTTCTTAATTGTGATTTTGAGATTGATAGGAAGGTGAAGAAGGATATGCACGAGATCTCCTTTGTGCTAGGCGATCCCTATGATGACGTCAATCACCATTCCTGA